A single Arcanobacterium canis DNA region contains:
- a CDS encoding PH domain-containing protein, protein MQGEQPYAAYKTLRDSAIFTSKRLIIRDAQGFTGKKVEIYSIPYSSINMWSNKVGDVVDGYDQEPGQAWV, encoded by the coding sequence GTGCAAGGAGAGCAACCTTATGCTGCCTACAAAACTCTGCGTGATTCAGCAATTTTCACCTCAAAACGATTAATTATCCGTGATGCGCAGGGATTCACTGGCAAAAAGGTGGAGATCTATTCAATTCCCTACTCATCAATCAACATGTGGTCGAATAAGGTTGGAGATGTTGTTGATGGGTACGATCAAGAACCTGGACAGGCGTGGGTTTGA
- a CDS encoding type II toxin-antitoxin system RelE family toxin codes for MDRFDARILATWIKNNLDGCADPRAFGKGLTANHSGEWRYRVGSYRILALIADATITIEVFSIGRRDKIYRD; via the coding sequence ATGGACCGATTCGATGCGCGAATCTTGGCGACATGGATCAAAAACAACCTAGACGGCTGCGCGGATCCGCGGGCATTCGGAAAAGGATTGACAGCGAACCACTCAGGCGAATGGCGCTACCGTGTGGGCTCATACAGGATCCTTGCACTCATTGCTGACGCCACGATCACCATCGAAGTATTCTCTATTGGCCGCAGAGACAAAATCTATCGCGACTGA
- a CDS encoding DUF6290 family protein produces the protein MTRSSPSTKYEHDDCPDACRRCRAYPEVCKFEGITISDFARSAILEKVEDSYDLQELREAIAKDDGERFSIDDILGEL, from the coding sequence ATGACGAGATCATCGCCGTCGACCAAATATGAGCACGATGACTGTCCGGATGCCTGCAGAAGATGCCGCGCTTATCCGGAAGTTTGCAAATTTGAAGGCATCACAATCTCAGACTTTGCCCGAAGCGCAATCCTCGAAAAGGTTGAAGATTCCTACGACCTCCAGGAACTTCGGGAGGCAATCGCCAAAGACGACGGTGAACGTTTTAGCATTGACGATATTCTTGGCGAGCTCTAA